The following proteins are co-located in the Gigantopelta aegis isolate Gae_Host chromosome 5, Gae_host_genome, whole genome shotgun sequence genome:
- the LOC121373800 gene encoding leucine-rich melanocyte differentiation-associated protein-like yields MAEMAEDGGRGSESPKRRCTLAYLDLAEVPRDLAEKYGSLIEELDLSNNKVSDLRFLYDFPKLCTLILDHNLIHSQVKLPPMPQLHTLWLNHNKIKISVSMFISTIAKTCPNLRFLSMMNNEAAPSYFNGGSYQQYVDFRYFVISKLAYLQVLDDKPVSPEERSEAERIYRMPVRRTKKVSSGNKKKRKEER; encoded by the exons ATGGCGGAAATGGCAGAAGATGGCGGGAGAGGTTCCGAAAGTCCCAAAAGAAGATGTACTTTGGCCTATTTAGATTTGGCAGAGGTACCACGTGATTTAGCTGAGAAATACGGGAGTCTAATTGAAGAGTTGGATCTCAGTAATAACAAAGTTTC AGATTTACGATTTCTGTACGATTTCCCAAAACTTTGCACTCTAATTCTCGATCACAACCTCATCCACTCCCAAGTGAAGTTACCGCCCATGCCACAGCTTCACACTCTGTGGTTgaatcacaacaaaataaaaatctcGGTAA gtATGTTTATATCGACGATAGCAAAAACATGTCCAAACCTCCGGTTTCTCTCCATGATGAACAACGAAGCTGCTCCCAGCTACTTTAATGGCGGTTCTTACCAGCAGTATGTCGACTTTAG ATATTTTGTTATCAGTAAACTTGCGTATCTCCAGGTGCTGGATGACAAACCAGTCTCACCTGAAGAACGGTCCGAGGCAGAACGGATTTACAGGATGCCG